A window from Onychostoma macrolepis isolate SWU-2019 chromosome 07, ASM1243209v1, whole genome shotgun sequence encodes these proteins:
- the trim66 gene encoding tripartite motif-containing protein 66 isoform X1 produces the protein MEKCCSECSEPRMAQSLCTFCNKWLCFQCTDLHQHERSSTQPFDLQHQPRDPPSSSEIGAACCGHAVVMCPLHKQEPLELLCETCDLMACSICHLSTHKDHRLVHVGKALQDQRWLLQNLMARVEEKRSAVENTAKQIQGRLHGIKITQRKAENQIKMAKMIMMNELNKRANLLIEQLESISSDFKQRLEDQLQGAIELCSQLEHVQNFITWATAHHRRNPLLFSKELIALQMQQLLEPLMLSEAWTPLKIKFNWDASFWTKQMSTLGQLVVEGGSRSYPEVVGHPSILRPQPVPCIAMPPLCHAVREPGCACQTFCQPQLCCLHCRPTQSVPLDKFPSQCPQAARRSSPPSLHSCWEADASVPVHPPGAQPLQQSTSHPGSDPVQHGTSSASPRQPVGANNHPLPEPLPANSNQAAMDGRNSASGQPPCERGQTSAPEAATGQEASPDRELPQVRKQVQVQSTTETSNQPMIELQPIVARIGDDRRSSALEMFTRAQGRGGDGQSRSGLKRATRSQSTSKGPRGPRKRLCKDRPTRAAHSLATVAGDQGCTAQQQVCARLDASEMISGHINSHTASSLTTYKSEPDNVYAYTYENRRLKTRKKKRLSREDPDTSDKEAPDGSKVPVVCLERLKILVSRHPPQNHQSTDLTSQTELGFKPEETVFRVLERKVTSQGALDKESVQTEDSLSPTEQLSPEHLHSSESSGSLEVSQPPVQEFCNINQESGVLAISNDSDPILQPDTEEINSPSELRSVTGSDFQTESTREAKAGSDADVESELLRESDPSAESEPQVESESDVISEQPPESVLSASEQEFESDPDSTAEVTLNLEPESEWEAEQPVLPPAASSETVSEPAVEHQPAEESPEIENEDFCAVCLIGGDLLCCDRCPKVFHLSCHVPPLHSFPTGDWICTLCRDVEQPEVEYDCENDQMSTGSLPYGLSACDQRKCEKLTLLIFSNILSAPFHEPVSPLARHYYQIIKKPMDLSVIRNRLSRTSNTHYRSPQEFVADVLLMFKNCAKFNYPDSEVAQAGHSLQSFFTSKLSEVFPDLTCPVQEEEDSDNEDYEELERAMVTGFPWPERKEQSHRKRKRRHSLNWRRNHY, from the exons ATGGAGAAG TGCTGCTCTGAGTGCTCAGAGCCCAGGATGGCACAGAGCTTGTGCACCTTCTGCAACAAGTGGCTGTGTTTCCAGTGCACAGACTTGCATCAGCATGAGAGAAGCTCCACTCAACCCTTTGACCTGCAGCACCAGCCGCGAGACCCTCCATCATCGTCTGAAATAG GAGCCGCTTGCTGCGGGCATGCAGTTGTCATGTGTCCTCTCCATAAACAGGAGCCTCTGGAACTCCTGTGTGAAACGTGCGACCTCATGGCCTGCAGCATCTGTCACCTGTCCACCCACAAAGACCATCG ACTGGTGCATGTTGGGAAGGCTCTGCAAGACCAGCGTTGGCTCCTGCAGAACCTCATGGCCCGAGTGGAGGAGAAGAGATCTGCTGTGGAGAACACTGCTAAACAGATCCAGGGCAG GCTCCATGGTATAAAGATCACGCAGAGGAAGGCAGAGAACCAGATAAAAATGGCTAAGATGATTATGATGAACGAGCTTAACAAACGGGCCAACCTATTAATAGAACAACTGGAG AGTATCTCCAGTGATTTCAAGCAACGTCTGGAGGACCAGCTGCAGGGGGCCATAGAGCTGTGCAGCCAGCTGGAGCACGTGCAGAACTTCATTACCTGGGCTACAGCCCACCACAGACGCAATCCACTGCTATTCAGCAAAGAGCTG ATTGCTCTTCAGATGCAGCAATTACTGGAGCCATTGATGCTCTCAGAGGCTTGGACCCCATTGAAAATCAAGTTTAACTGGGATGCCAGCTTCTGGACCAAGCAGATGTCCACTTTAG GTCAACTGGTTGTTGAAGGTGGAAGTCGTTCATACCCAGAGGTTGTGGGTCATCCCAGTATCCTGCGACCCCAGCCTGTCCCATGCATAGCAATGCCTCCTCTGTGCCATGCGGTGCGGGAACCTGGCTGCGCCTGCCAGACCTTCTGCCAGCCCCAGCTCTGCTGCCTTCACTGCAGACCTACTCAATCCGTCCCTTTGGATAAATTCCCTTCTCAGTGTCCTCAGGCCGCCAGGCGGAGCTCCCCGCCGTCTCTTCACAGCTGCTGGGAGGCTGATGCATCTGTCCCAGTGCATCCACCTGGAGCTCAGCCTCTACAGCAGTCCACCTCTCACCCTGGATCTGACCCCGTCCAGCATGGAACCAGCTCCGCTTCACCTCGACAGCCTGTCGGAGCCAACAACCACCCGTTGCCCGAGCCGCTCCCTGCTAATTCCAACCAGGCTGCCATGGACGGAAGAAACTCTGCATCAGGCCAGCCTCCCTGTGAAAGAGGGCAAACATCTGCACCCGAAGCAGCTACAGGGCAAGAAGCATCACCAGACAGAGAGCTGCCGCAGGTCCGCAAACAGGTTCAAGTGCAGTCGACCACAGAAACCAGCAACCAGCCCATGATTGAATTGCAGCCTATCGTTGCTCGCATCGGTGATGACAGG AGATCCTCGGCGCTGGAGATGTTCACACGGGCTCAAGGCCGAGGAGGTGACGGCCAGAGCCGTTCCGGTTTGAAGAGGGCGACCAGGTCTCAGAGCACCTCAAAAGGACCCAGAGGACCTCGCAAAAGGCTCTGTAAAGACAGGCCGACCAGGGCTGCTCATAGCCTGGCAACAGTGGCTGGGGACCAGGGATGCACAGCGCAGCAG CAGGTCTGTGCACGACTCGATGCTTCTGAGATGATCTCAGGACATATAAACAGTCACACTGCATCCTCTCTGACCACCTACAAGTCTGAACCAG ATAACGTATATGCATATACCTATGAAAACAGAAGGCTGAAAACCAGAAAGAAGAAAAGATTGTCTCGAGAAGATCCAGACACCAG tGATAAAGAAGCCCCAGATGGTTCGAAGGTTCCAGTTGTGTGTCTTGAGCGACTCAAGATCCTAGTGTCACGACATCCACCACAGAACCATCAGAGCACAGACCTTACTTCTCAAACAGAGCTTGGATTCAAACCTGAAGAAACTGTCTTCAGGGTGCTAGAGAGAAAGGTCACTTCTCAG GGAGCTTTGGATAAGGAGTCAGTTCAGACAGAGGACAGCTTGTCGCCCACAGAGCAGCTATCACCAGAACATCTGCATAGCAGTGAATCATCTGGCTCCCTTGAGGTTTCTCAGCCTCCTGTGCAAGAATTTTGCAACATAAACCAAGAGTCCGGGGTACTGGCCATCTCCAATGATTCAGACCCTATCTTACAACCTGACACCGAAGAAATAAACTCCCCATCTGAGCTCAGATCAGTGACAGGTTCTGATTTCCAAACCGAGTCCACAAGAGAAGCTAAAGCAGGCTCAGATGCAGATGTGGAATCAGAGCTCCTGCGGGAATCAGATCCGAGCGCTGAATCTGAACCGCAGGTCGAATCTGAATCGGATGTGATTTCGGAGCAGCCTCCTGAATCGGTGCTCTCGGCTTCTGAACAGGAATTTGAATCAGACCCAGATTCCACGGCCGAAGTGACTCTGAATCTTGAACCAGAGTCTGAATGGGAAGCGGAGCAGCCGGTTCTCCCTCCTGCTGCCAGCTCGGAGACTGTATCAGAACCTGCTGTTGAACATCAACCTGCAGAGGAAAGCCCTGAGATAGAGAATGAGGACTTCTGTGCGGTCTGTCTCATCGGAGGAGACCTTCTCTGCTGTGATCGTTGCCCCAAAGTCTTTCACCTGTCATGCCATGTCCCTCCTCTCCATAGTTTCCCCAC AGGTGACTGGATTTGCACCCTGTGCAGGGATGTGGAGCAGCCAGAGGTGGAATATGACTGTGAGAATGACCAGATGTCCACGGGTTCGCTGCCATATGGGCTGTCGGCGTGTGACCAGAGG AAATGTGAGAAGTTGACGCTGCTGATCTTCAGCAACATTCTCAGCGCTCCGTTCCATGAGCCTGTCAGCCCTCTg GCCCGTCATTATTATCAGATCATCAAGAAACCCATGGATTTGTCTGTCATTCGGAACAGGCTCAGCAGAACCAGCAACACACACTATCGTTCTCCGCAAGAGTTTGTGGCTGATGTCCTGCTCATGTTCAAAAACTGTGCCAAGTTCAACTAC CCGGACTCAGAGGTGGCTCAGGCAGGCCACAGTCTACAGTCCTTTTTTACATCCAAACTGAGTGAGGTTTTCCCAGATCTGACCTGCCCTGTCCAGGAGGAGGAGGACTCAGACAATGAGGATTACGAGGAGCTGGAGAGAGCTATGGTGACTGGCTTTCCCTGGCCCGAGAGAAAAGAGCAGAGCcacaggaagaggaagagaaggCACTCCCTCAACTGGAGGAGAAATCACTATTAG
- the trim66 gene encoding tripartite motif-containing protein 66 isoform X2, translating to MEKCCSECSEPRMAQSLCTFCNKWLCFQCTDLHQHERSSTQPFDLQHQPRDPPSSSEIGAACCGHAVVMCPLHKQEPLELLCETCDLMACSICHLSTHKDHRLVHVGKALQDQRWLLQNLMARVEEKRSAVENTAKQIQGRLHGIKITQRKAENQIKMAKMIMMNELNKRANLLIEQLESISSDFKQRLEDQLQGAIELCSQLEHVQNFITWATAHHRRNPLLFSKELIALQMQQLLEPLMLSEAWTPLKIKFNWDASFWTKQMSTLGQLVVEGGSRSYPEVVGHPSILRPQPVPCIAMPPLCHAVREPGCACQTFCQPQLCCLHCRPTQSVPLDKFPSQCPQAARRSSPPSLHSCWEADASVPVHPPGAQPLQQSTSHPGSDPVQHGTSSASPRQPVGANNHPLPEPLPANSNQAAMDGRNSASGQPPCERGQTSAPEAATGQEASPDRELPQVRKQVQVQSTTETSNQPMIELQPIVARIGDDRRSSALEMFTRAQGRGGDGQSRSGLKRATRSQSTSKGPRGPRKRLCKDRPTRAAHSLATVAGDQGCTAQQVCARLDASEMISGHINSHTASSLTTYKSEPDNVYAYTYENRRLKTRKKKRLSREDPDTSDKEAPDGSKVPVVCLERLKILVSRHPPQNHQSTDLTSQTELGFKPEETVFRVLERKVTSQGALDKESVQTEDSLSPTEQLSPEHLHSSESSGSLEVSQPPVQEFCNINQESGVLAISNDSDPILQPDTEEINSPSELRSVTGSDFQTESTREAKAGSDADVESELLRESDPSAESEPQVESESDVISEQPPESVLSASEQEFESDPDSTAEVTLNLEPESEWEAEQPVLPPAASSETVSEPAVEHQPAEESPEIENEDFCAVCLIGGDLLCCDRCPKVFHLSCHVPPLHSFPTGDWICTLCRDVEQPEVEYDCENDQMSTGSLPYGLSACDQRKCEKLTLLIFSNILSAPFHEPVSPLARHYYQIIKKPMDLSVIRNRLSRTSNTHYRSPQEFVADVLLMFKNCAKFNYPDSEVAQAGHSLQSFFTSKLSEVFPDLTCPVQEEEDSDNEDYEELERAMVTGFPWPERKEQSHRKRKRRHSLNWRRNHY from the exons ATGGAGAAG TGCTGCTCTGAGTGCTCAGAGCCCAGGATGGCACAGAGCTTGTGCACCTTCTGCAACAAGTGGCTGTGTTTCCAGTGCACAGACTTGCATCAGCATGAGAGAAGCTCCACTCAACCCTTTGACCTGCAGCACCAGCCGCGAGACCCTCCATCATCGTCTGAAATAG GAGCCGCTTGCTGCGGGCATGCAGTTGTCATGTGTCCTCTCCATAAACAGGAGCCTCTGGAACTCCTGTGTGAAACGTGCGACCTCATGGCCTGCAGCATCTGTCACCTGTCCACCCACAAAGACCATCG ACTGGTGCATGTTGGGAAGGCTCTGCAAGACCAGCGTTGGCTCCTGCAGAACCTCATGGCCCGAGTGGAGGAGAAGAGATCTGCTGTGGAGAACACTGCTAAACAGATCCAGGGCAG GCTCCATGGTATAAAGATCACGCAGAGGAAGGCAGAGAACCAGATAAAAATGGCTAAGATGATTATGATGAACGAGCTTAACAAACGGGCCAACCTATTAATAGAACAACTGGAG AGTATCTCCAGTGATTTCAAGCAACGTCTGGAGGACCAGCTGCAGGGGGCCATAGAGCTGTGCAGCCAGCTGGAGCACGTGCAGAACTTCATTACCTGGGCTACAGCCCACCACAGACGCAATCCACTGCTATTCAGCAAAGAGCTG ATTGCTCTTCAGATGCAGCAATTACTGGAGCCATTGATGCTCTCAGAGGCTTGGACCCCATTGAAAATCAAGTTTAACTGGGATGCCAGCTTCTGGACCAAGCAGATGTCCACTTTAG GTCAACTGGTTGTTGAAGGTGGAAGTCGTTCATACCCAGAGGTTGTGGGTCATCCCAGTATCCTGCGACCCCAGCCTGTCCCATGCATAGCAATGCCTCCTCTGTGCCATGCGGTGCGGGAACCTGGCTGCGCCTGCCAGACCTTCTGCCAGCCCCAGCTCTGCTGCCTTCACTGCAGACCTACTCAATCCGTCCCTTTGGATAAATTCCCTTCTCAGTGTCCTCAGGCCGCCAGGCGGAGCTCCCCGCCGTCTCTTCACAGCTGCTGGGAGGCTGATGCATCTGTCCCAGTGCATCCACCTGGAGCTCAGCCTCTACAGCAGTCCACCTCTCACCCTGGATCTGACCCCGTCCAGCATGGAACCAGCTCCGCTTCACCTCGACAGCCTGTCGGAGCCAACAACCACCCGTTGCCCGAGCCGCTCCCTGCTAATTCCAACCAGGCTGCCATGGACGGAAGAAACTCTGCATCAGGCCAGCCTCCCTGTGAAAGAGGGCAAACATCTGCACCCGAAGCAGCTACAGGGCAAGAAGCATCACCAGACAGAGAGCTGCCGCAGGTCCGCAAACAGGTTCAAGTGCAGTCGACCACAGAAACCAGCAACCAGCCCATGATTGAATTGCAGCCTATCGTTGCTCGCATCGGTGATGACAGG AGATCCTCGGCGCTGGAGATGTTCACACGGGCTCAAGGCCGAGGAGGTGACGGCCAGAGCCGTTCCGGTTTGAAGAGGGCGACCAGGTCTCAGAGCACCTCAAAAGGACCCAGAGGACCTCGCAAAAGGCTCTGTAAAGACAGGCCGACCAGGGCTGCTCATAGCCTGGCAACAGTGGCTGGGGACCAGGGATGCACAGCGCAGCAG GTCTGTGCACGACTCGATGCTTCTGAGATGATCTCAGGACATATAAACAGTCACACTGCATCCTCTCTGACCACCTACAAGTCTGAACCAG ATAACGTATATGCATATACCTATGAAAACAGAAGGCTGAAAACCAGAAAGAAGAAAAGATTGTCTCGAGAAGATCCAGACACCAG tGATAAAGAAGCCCCAGATGGTTCGAAGGTTCCAGTTGTGTGTCTTGAGCGACTCAAGATCCTAGTGTCACGACATCCACCACAGAACCATCAGAGCACAGACCTTACTTCTCAAACAGAGCTTGGATTCAAACCTGAAGAAACTGTCTTCAGGGTGCTAGAGAGAAAGGTCACTTCTCAG GGAGCTTTGGATAAGGAGTCAGTTCAGACAGAGGACAGCTTGTCGCCCACAGAGCAGCTATCACCAGAACATCTGCATAGCAGTGAATCATCTGGCTCCCTTGAGGTTTCTCAGCCTCCTGTGCAAGAATTTTGCAACATAAACCAAGAGTCCGGGGTACTGGCCATCTCCAATGATTCAGACCCTATCTTACAACCTGACACCGAAGAAATAAACTCCCCATCTGAGCTCAGATCAGTGACAGGTTCTGATTTCCAAACCGAGTCCACAAGAGAAGCTAAAGCAGGCTCAGATGCAGATGTGGAATCAGAGCTCCTGCGGGAATCAGATCCGAGCGCTGAATCTGAACCGCAGGTCGAATCTGAATCGGATGTGATTTCGGAGCAGCCTCCTGAATCGGTGCTCTCGGCTTCTGAACAGGAATTTGAATCAGACCCAGATTCCACGGCCGAAGTGACTCTGAATCTTGAACCAGAGTCTGAATGGGAAGCGGAGCAGCCGGTTCTCCCTCCTGCTGCCAGCTCGGAGACTGTATCAGAACCTGCTGTTGAACATCAACCTGCAGAGGAAAGCCCTGAGATAGAGAATGAGGACTTCTGTGCGGTCTGTCTCATCGGAGGAGACCTTCTCTGCTGTGATCGTTGCCCCAAAGTCTTTCACCTGTCATGCCATGTCCCTCCTCTCCATAGTTTCCCCAC AGGTGACTGGATTTGCACCCTGTGCAGGGATGTGGAGCAGCCAGAGGTGGAATATGACTGTGAGAATGACCAGATGTCCACGGGTTCGCTGCCATATGGGCTGTCGGCGTGTGACCAGAGG AAATGTGAGAAGTTGACGCTGCTGATCTTCAGCAACATTCTCAGCGCTCCGTTCCATGAGCCTGTCAGCCCTCTg GCCCGTCATTATTATCAGATCATCAAGAAACCCATGGATTTGTCTGTCATTCGGAACAGGCTCAGCAGAACCAGCAACACACACTATCGTTCTCCGCAAGAGTTTGTGGCTGATGTCCTGCTCATGTTCAAAAACTGTGCCAAGTTCAACTAC CCGGACTCAGAGGTGGCTCAGGCAGGCCACAGTCTACAGTCCTTTTTTACATCCAAACTGAGTGAGGTTTTCCCAGATCTGACCTGCCCTGTCCAGGAGGAGGAGGACTCAGACAATGAGGATTACGAGGAGCTGGAGAGAGCTATGGTGACTGGCTTTCCCTGGCCCGAGAGAAAAGAGCAGAGCcacaggaagaggaagagaaggCACTCCCTCAACTGGAGGAGAAATCACTATTAG